One Hordeum vulgare subsp. vulgare chromosome 4H, MorexV3_pseudomolecules_assembly, whole genome shotgun sequence DNA window includes the following coding sequences:
- the LOC123446527 gene encoding protein FAR1-RELATED SEQUENCE 5-like: MAIDLEDERSAANDSQGTDMEASPPDQSLPTVPPPMQSPREYPNFPLDETSGQPRARNTPRNDFDLQDGDNANNQSTSSENSVPTVGMFFQSEEEAYKFYNSYAEANGFSTRRCHRKYRADGTLASRYFVCSKSGVKATHLTHVTKKEQATSRTACMARVQFSITREGIWNVQKVILDHNHQLVSPDKRHMLRSQRQLLDADRHMIKQMRTSGIRQSEIYDYCEQLYGKDGVPFLQMDCNNYLRSERMKYLESKDAETLMEYLKNKQVEDPSFFYAVQPDKVEGRIMNIFWVDGQAIMDYSVFGDAISFDTTFSTNKFKMPFAPLVGVNHHKQTILFGAALLYDETADSFEWLFRTFLQAMSGKQPETIFTDQCAAIIKAIGNVFPNTRHRLCLWHLYQNAAKHLSQVISNHPEFLKEFKRCVYEDRSVAHFENRWHGLLSKYQVVDNSWMNNLYKLREKWATIYRRDSFSADMTTTQRSEGMNNVFKKSFRKRLCLSEFLQAYDKCTARLRRKEKYEDYKSRHTSPVLCLSDLPLLKIAAESYTRTLYSEFEEEFKRQFNLACVLLGTEGTTSTYKVTSFQYKNDEATVAFNPSTLEISCSCRLYGCIGILCKHAHKVFTCCNIITLPSHYILNRWTKYAKQEIFTSKQNIKDNLQYMFAHTSRKMMSLALKCKSSKEVLGYLNDGIDKLALEVGDLLSKINLDEVEDPQSSAESGEDIAKTLVSFKAPERIKGRKEKRSKDVLERAKKGKKEGKTSNHPSKQSVLVPPRDEAFEVDCAYNTNPQTTMPLGQYQPALIPPIHGEFTRLLFEVHEDSTTPPAARQLDFGEGASTSWFRQ; this comes from the exons ATGGCGATCGACCTTGAAGACGAGCGTAGTGCGGCAAACGACAGCCAAGGAACAGACATGGAAGCCTCTCCGCCGGATCAATCTCTGCCCACCGTTCCTCCACCGATG CAATCACCACGGGAATACCCAAACTTTCCGTTGGATGAAACCAGCGGTCAGCCAAGGGCGAGGAACACACCAAGGAATGATTTTGACCTGCAAGATGGAGATAAT GCTAATAATCAGAGTACATCATCTGAAAATAGTGTTCCAACAGTTGGGATGTTCTTTCAATCAGAGGAAGAGGCATACAAGTTCTATAATTCTTATGCCGAAGCTAATGGATTCAGCACTAGGAGGTGCCACAGAAAGTACAGAGCAGATGGGACATTAGCTTCAAGATATTTTGTTTGTAGCAAATCAGGTGTGAAGGCTACTCATCTAACACATGTAACCAAGAAAGAACAAGCTACTTCGAGGACAGCTTGCATGGCTCGTGTTCAATTCAGCATCACTCGGGAGGGTATTTGGAATGTTCAGAAAGTTATACTCGATCACAATCATCAGTTGGTAAGTCCAGATAAAAGGCACATGCTTAGATCTCAACGTCAACTTTTAGACGCTGACCGCCACATGATTAAACAAATGAGGACATCCGGAATTAGACAATCTGAAATATATGATTATTGTGAGCAATTGTATGGTAAGGATGGTGTACCCTTCTTGCAAATGGATTGCAACAATTACTTGCGAAGTGAGCGCATGAAGTATTTAGAATCCAAAGATGCAGAAACACTTATGGAGTATTTGAAGAATAAGCAAGTTGAGGACCCTTCATTCTTTTATGCCGTGCAGCCAGATAAAGTTGAAGGAAGAATAATGAATATCTTTTGGGTTGATGGACAAGCTATCATGGATTATTCTGTCTTTGGGGATGCTATTTCTTTTGACACCACATTTTCAACAAATAAGTTTAAAATGCCATTTGCTCCGCTTGTTGGTGTTAACCATCACAAACAGACTATCCTTTTTGGTGCAGCTTTGCTATATGATGAAACCGCAGATTCATTTGAGTGGCTTTTTAGAACCTTCCTACAAGCTATGTCCGGTAAGCAGCCTGAAACCATATTCACTGATCAATGTGCGGCCATTATAAAGGCTATTGGAAATGTATTTCCAAACACACGCCATCGTCTTTGTTTGTGGCATTTGTATCAAAATGCAGCTAAACATCTAAGTCAAGTAATCAGCAATCATCCTGAATTTCTTAAAGAATTTAAGAGATGTGTGTATGAAGATAGATCAGTGGCACACTTTGAGAATAGATGGCATGGGCTATTGTCTAAATACCAGGTTGTGGACAATTCATGGATGAACAATTTGTACAAGCTGCGTGAGAAGTGGGCTACTATTTATCGTCGAGATTCTTTTAGTGCAGACATGACGACCACTCAGAGGAGCGAAGGAATGAATAATGTGTTCAAGAAAAGTTTCCGCAAAAGACTATGCCTCTCAGAATTTTTACAAGCATATGATAAGTGCACCGCCCGTCTTCGTAGGAAAGAAAAATATGAAGACTACAAATCACGCCATACCAGCCCAGTACTTTGCCTGTCTGACCTACCTTTGTTGAAGATTGCAGCTGAATCATATACTAGGACACTCTACTCTGAATTTGAAGAGGAATTCAAAAGGCAATTTAATTTGGCATGTGTTTTGCTGGGCACCGAGGGCACAACTAGCACTTACAAGGTGACATCCTTCCAGTACAAAAACGATGAAGCTACAGTGGCTTTTAACCCAAGTACTTTGGAGATATCTTGTTCATGCAGATTGTATGGTTGCATAG GTATATTATGCAAGCATGCTCATAAGGTTTTCACCTGCTGCAATATTATTACACTACCAAGTCATTACATATTGAACAGATGGACAAAATATGCAAAGCAGGAAATATTTACATCCAAACAGAATATTAAGGACAACCTACAATACATGTTTGCACATACTTCTCGAAAGAtgatgtcacttgcattgaagtGTAAGAGTTCAAAGGAGGTTCTTGGGTACCTCAATGATGGTATTGATAAGTTGGCTTTGGAAGTGGGCGATTTACTAAGCAAGATAAATTTGGATGAAGTTGAGGACCCTCAAAGTTCTGCTGAAAGTGGTGAAGATATTGCAAAAACATTGGTTTCATTTAAAGCTCCCGAGCGAATAAAAGGTCGAAAGGAAAAAAGATCAAAAGATGTGCTAGAGAGAGCAAAGAAAGGCAAGAAAGAAG GAAAAACTTCGAACCATCCATCAAAGCAATCAGTACTTGTTCCACCTAGagatgaagcttttgaagttGATTGTGCTTATAATACAAATCCACAGACAACCATGCCATTAGGACAGTATCAGCCAGCCTTAATTCCACCTATCCATGGAGAATTTACAAGATTGTTGTTTGAGGTTCATGAAGATAGCACAACACCTCCAGCGGCTCGCCAATTGGATTTTGGCGAAGGTGCTAGTACATCATGGTTTCGACAGTAA